A window from Lates calcarifer isolate ASB-BC8 linkage group LG7_2, TLL_Latcal_v3, whole genome shotgun sequence encodes these proteins:
- the LOC108873226 gene encoding pro-opiomelanocortin has protein sequence MCPVWLLVAVVVVGGARGAVSQCWEHPSCQELNSESSMMECIQLCHSDLTAETPVVPGNAHLQPPPLSDPSSSSSSSPQAKRSYSMEHFRWGKPVGRKRRPVKVYTSNGVEEESAEVFPGEMRRRELANEILAAAAAAAAEEEEKAQEVMEEQQQLLGGVQEKKDGSYKMNHFRWGGPPAASKRYGGFMKSWDERSQRPLLTLFKTVINKDEQQQK, from the exons ATGTGTCCTGTGTGGCTATTGGTGGCTGTGGTGGTTGTGGGCGGGGCCAGaggagctgtcagtcagtgctgGGAGCATCCGAGCTGCCAGGAGCTGAACTCTGAGAGCAGCATGATG gagtGCATCCAGCTCTGTCACTCTGACCTCACCGCCGAGACCCCCGTCGTCCCCGGCAACGCCCACCTCCAGCCTCCCCCTCTGTCagacccctcctcctcctcctcctcctccccgcaGGCCAAGCGCTCCTACTCCATGGAGCACTTCCGCTGGGGGAAGCCCGTCGGTCGCAAGCGCCGCCCGGTCAAAGTCTACACCTCCAACGGCGTGGAGGAGGAGTCGGCCGAGGTTTTCCCCGGAGAGATGAGGCGGCGGGAGCTGGCCAATGAGatactggcagcagcagcagcagcagcagcagaggaggaggagaaggcgcaggaggtgatggaggagcagcagcagctcctgggCGGCGTCCAGGAGAAGAAAGACGGCTCGTACAAGATGAACCACTTCCGATGGGGCGGCCCGCCGGCGGCCAGCAAACGGTACGGAGGCTTCATGAAGAGCTGGGACGAACGCAGCCAGAGGCCTCTGCTCACACTGTTCAAGACCGTCATCAACAaagatgaacagcagcagaagtga